The nucleotide sequence tcggctcggcttcttCTTCCTGCTCTCGCTTTGCTCGGCTTGGGGCGGCAAGgtaccgcggcggcggggcgtggCTCCGCGGCCGGTGGccaggggaggcggcggtgacctcgggcggtgctccggcggcgacggaggcgctaggaggcgcggcgcagcggcttgAGCGGCGGTACAGAGAGCAAaacgagagagaaaagaggagagagagatggcaaGAGATGGTGTGGGAAGAAGGAGCTCGGGCTGCTTCCCTTTTATAGGCGGGCGACGCGGTGTCGATCTGGCAGTCTAGGCGCGGAGCTCCGGGCGTAGACGGCTAGCAACTAGGGCGGGATTCCTGGGAGGACGGGACGGCGATGCGACGACATTGCGTCATGCACCGGTGGCAATGCGACGGCgaaacgacggcgacgcgacacgAAGTGACGCGCGGagagcgggaacggcggcgagACGTGGGTGACGCACGGCCGACGACGGCTATGGCCGGGATTTGGGGCGGTAGGGCTAGAGAGGGGTGATGCGAGCGACGGTGGCGACTCgacgcgagagagagggagggacgcggctcggcggcttcccgggaggagacggcgacaagacgacgaggcgacggcggagggacGCGCGTCCGCGGATGTCCGGGATAGGACGGCGAGGCGACGCGAGGTGACGCCTGCGACAACGGATGGACGACGATGGGACTAAGGATGACGCATGCGGCGGTGGCAActcgacgagagagagagagagagacgcagCTCGGAGGCTAAGCTCCTTCCTCACGAAGCAAAGGGAACGGATAAGGGTAGACCGAGGGTGACTCGGCCTATGGCTAGGGGTGATGGAGGGTGAGGTGGCGGCCGTTATCCGTTGGCGTCGACACGAcgggcgacgggacggcgaggTGATGCCCGCGACATCGGATGGACGGCGACGGGACAGGGGATGACGAGGGGTGGCGTGGCTCCGTGTCTCCCGGAGAGAAACCATAGCGAGGTCGGGCTTGGCGCGACGCGGCtttggcgcggcgcgggcgtcgGTTTGGTGCGGGGGAAGGTGCGGCGCGGGTGTTGGCACGACGCGCAGCGCACGGGAGAGTGGCTCGGTGCAATACACAGCTCGGCACGACTCGGCGTCCGGGTGAAACATTCCATCGAACACCTTGTGTGCGTGCACGTGGCTGGCTCAAGGTAGGAGAAGAACAGTACTGGGCCGAGTTGGGCCGGCCTGttcggggaggagaggagaggaaggggtggAGGGGAGTTGGGCctgggagagaaaagagagaaggaggCCCAATTCGAACAGTGAGCTTTCACAATTTCTCTAGGATTTATAGAATTGAATTTTGAGGAGATTTCAaaggatttgaatttgaattttgaccTAGGGTTTCATGGAATTTTAAAGGCAATTCTAAGAGAGGATTTGAGATCTAAATGGCACAAAAACAATTAAGAACCAAATTAACTCCACATTTTTaaataacaaatttttaaataaaagcaaataaaatacGGGTGCTACACTTTACCAACCAACCGACCGGTGGCTTTTTGGTTCATCATCCGCCGTCCCACATGTACGTCGTCGAGCCTAGCCAGCAAATTGGTGCATGTCATTCATCTCACTGTTTAATCCGTTGAGCGAGTAGGGTTTGGTGTTTCTAGTGGTACTATCGAATCGTAAATCGGAGAAAtagtttatgagaaaaaaatatttaaagtgacgagaaaaaagaaaagcgtccgcaaaatgagaaaaaagaaaaagaaattagcTAGTACTCATCTTGCATACATGCAACGGTAGCAAGGAGccccatttttttttccaaatcggGCTACCGAGAAGAGGATTGTCGTGCATCTTCCGTAACAATTCTCCAACTAGTTACACGATCTACAGAAATTGATCAGCTAGCCATGTAAGCAAGCCGAACAACGTACGAGGCGAGGGCTAGGTAGCTAGGATGTCAGAAATGGCGGTTGCCTTAGCCGTGTTGCTCGTCGGCCTTGCGCCGGCGACACCATCGTCGTCGGCTCAGCAATAGCCGGGAATCATTTATCATGAAACTTCGTATACCGACGGCATGGCAGATAAATGGATGGATCGAGGACGACATCCTGAGCAGGCTGCGCCAACTCAAGCCGATCGATGTGTTGCCTGATACAATATGATTGTGTTCTGGAAGGGTCGTTGTTCTGTTGTTGGTACAAAGTCTTTGGTGCTGTTAGTCTTTGGTTTGAAAGGTTCTGCAATGTGAGCTATAGTGTCCCTAGCTGTTAGTCCAATCTATGTGTTCTCGtttccttgtcttttgttttagCAGCAGGGTTCCGGAAGTAGATTTTGATCCATCAAGGATATATCTTTTCGTTATTTacatgtcactcaaatggttataatctttttttttaaaaaagaagacatattaacatgtgatatatcactccacaaacatgcaagttcaaattcaacttttacatcTCACAACGGAAAAAATAGttttgactgtgaatatacattaactagctatggtttatttttttttgttacgagatgtagaagttgaatttgaaattGCATGTTTGCGGAGtgttatatcacatgttaatacatcttcccaaatttttttcacaATCATATGAGTGGCATTCAAATAATGAGGGGATATCCTATAGagggatcaaaatagtttccccGTGTATGTTTCAGACTTTGTATCCTGTTTTGGCCAGTTCTTTCAGTAAAATACCTGATTTCAATAAAAACTTTGTATATTGACGATTGTGAGGTTCTAGTTAACGGAGAAGACGTAGACTGATACAAAGTCTACTGAAAACCATCGCAAGAATAATTCCACATCCTGATTCCTGCAGAAAAAATATCAATCTTTTACAATTTTTCCCTCTGCTACCCTATGGGGCTtaaaagaaagaagaacaaaGATCAATAGGCAAGGTAATACTTGACTGGTCCAAACTGAGGATGTGCTGAGTGGAACACGTGCTTCGATCGGAAGCATTGTCGTCGAAAAACCGCGTCCGTGGTATACGATGCATCTTCCTTAACAACCCTCCCACTAATTAACGAAGCGTGTGTATGTATTATGCACGATCGATCTATTTATACGGAGATCACTCAGCCGGGCCAGTTAATTAATAAGTAAGCAAATAAAACAGCAAGCcgggagctagctagctagctaggatgtCAGAAATGGCTACCAGCCCCAGTGCCCTGCACATGCAGGCGGTTGCCTTAGGCGCCGCCGTGTTTCTCCTCTCCTGCCTTGCGTCGGCTcagcagccgccggcgccgggctGCCTCGACAAGTGCGGGGACATCAACATCACCTATCCcttcggcgtcggcggcgcccaTTGCTTCCGCGATAAAAGCTTCCAGCTCGAGTGCAACGTCGTCGTCAACAATTCCCATCCACGCCTCATCATGCCTGCCTATAATCAGCAGCTGCTCAGCCTGTCCCCCGACGGCGAGGCGCTCGCCGCCCTCGACATCCAACATGAGGCCTACTACTACAACTGCAACGCGAGCCATCCCACCGCCAGCGCCAGCAGCCAGCCGAACAACATGACGTTTGCGACCCTCAACAAAAGCACTGTCTACCGCTTCCCCGTGTCCACGTACCGCTTCAACGCCACCACCAACAGCTACGTCGTGCCCGTCGCGCTGGACTGGGCCATCCGGGACGTCCACAACTGCAGCGCCGCCAAGCTCAACGCCACCAACTACGCGTGCCGGAGCGCCAACAGCAAATGCTCCGACACCACCGATGGCGCCGGGTACCGGTGCAGATGTTCCGGGGGCTACGAGGGCAACCCCTACCTCCATGCCGGATGCCAAGGTATAGGTCACCTCCCAAAATCAGTTATTTAATTTCTTATTAGCTCAAGCTAATATCTATCATATCGATTTGTTGCATGCATGGGGGATTCGCGCGCAAAGACATCGACGAGTGCCAGAGGACAAACGAGTACCCGTGCTTCGGCAACTGCATCAACATGCCGGGAGGGTTCTCGTGCAGCTGCCCGCCTGGTACTCGTGGCAATCCGACCATTAAAAGCGGCTGCGTCAAAACTAATCAAGGTAACTAAATTAATCTGCTACAGTATCATTTTCTGATTTATTCTCAGACTGCATAATGCTAAAATAATCTACTACTTGAGAAGTTGAGTGTCCCAGTTATACATGCAAGGGAACTCTGTCTGTGCAATACAACCATCTTTCTTTTAACTGCAACCTATATACTTGATCTTTTTCGAATATGTAACAGCTTTACATGTCAATATATTATAAGTAGAgttaaattttcaacttgatTCTTCAACCTACTATACTTCATAAACAAAAGCAGACTATATTGTGCTCATTAATCAATCTTTCCTTCACGTTTGCTTTTCCCATTAAACAACTGTTCCCCAAGAATTGGCCCTAACCTCTCTCAATTACAAAACAAAGCAAGCTCTCTCAAGGAGAAAaccttttttcttaatttcttttATATTGTGCTCCTAGGATTAACCACGGGATCAATTATTGGTATCGGAGTTGGCAGTGGCGCTGGGCTATTGGTCATGGCACTCGGTGCAGCCTTTTTAACACGTAACATTAAGAATCGGAAAGCAAGAATACTGAGACAGAAATTCTTCAAACAGAACCGTGGGCATTTGTTGGAACAATTGGTATCTCAAAACGCTGATATTGCTGAAAGAATGATCATCCCCTTGGCAGAACTGGAGAAGGCAACAAACAATTTTGATGAATCACGGGAGCTTGGAGGAGGGGGACATGGCACCGTGTATAAAGGGATTTTAtcggatcttcatgttgttgcAATCAAAAAATCAAAAGTTGCAGTCCAAAGGGAGATTGATGAATTCATAAACGAGGTAGCCATTCTCTCACAAATCAACCATCGTAATGTGGTCAAACTTTTTGGATGTTGCCTCGAGACAGAAGTACCATTGTTGGTCTATGAATTCATATCAAATGGTACCCTTTACGACCATCTTCATGTGGAAGGACAACCATCATTGCCATGGGAATATAGGCTCAGAATTGCAACCGAAACCGCTAGAGCACTTGCCTACCTTCACTCGGCAGTATCGTTCCCTATAATCCACAGGGATATCAAGTCCCATAACATCCTATTAGATGTCTCACTAACAACAAAAGTGTCAGATTTTGGAGCTTCAAGGTGCATTCCTGCTGAACAAAATGGGGTCACAACCGCTATTCAAGGAACACTAGGATACCTAGACCCCATGTACTACTACACAGGACGTCTCACAGAGAAAAGTGATGTTTTTAGCTTCGGTGTTGTTCTAATAGAGCTACTTACCAGGAAGAAACCATACTCATACAGATCGCCTCAGGATGATAGTCTTGTTGCACATTTCACTGCCCTACTCACACATGACAACTTGAGTGACATACTTGATCCTCAGGTGAAGGAAGAGGGAGGCAAAGAGGTGAATGAAGTAGCCGTGTTAGCCGTGGCATGTGTAAAGTTGAAAGCAGATGAACGACCGACTATGAGGCAGGTGGAGATGACGCTTGAAACTGTTCGATCATCGTTGCTGCGGCAAGAACTGGTACCTAGTGTGGCCGCGGAAGAATCCAAGGAGAAACATGTCTCATGGAGCTATCCGGTAAGCGAGGGCACAAGCATAGAGTCGAGTAGGCAATATAGTAATGATGAAGAATATTTGTTGTCATCGAGGTACCCTCGATAGTGGATTTTTATCCCTTTTTTTATTGTGCAAGTTTGGATCAATAGTAAACGGTGCTCTCATGTACAATGTCTAGATGGCCCTTTATGATATCCATGCATTTCATTGCTATATGtacaacaatatttttttcGTTGTCATTTATCTGAACGTGTGTGCTTTTTTGTATGGTTTGTTCAATGTAATATATGtttatcgacaaattttctcatTTAAATTTGTTGaatatttatttgtttgatttGCACGACGCTTTGCTCCATCTTAGTTGTTTCTTCTCTATGTTGTCTTGTACTGACTAACTTTACTCTTAGGATGGCAAGTTTGCCCATGGGTATGGGTATCCGCAGATACCCGAACCGATGGGTACGGGTGTGGGTGTGATTTTTTACCCGTGGACATGCTTGCCCGATGTAACGCCCCAACATTCGTTAGCTGTAAACACAAGCCAATTTAGTAGTAGTCTTAGGATACACTAGCTGGTACACACAGGATAAATGTGAAATCAAAGTAAACTACTTTATTACATCATTGGGTACTAGTCCTGTAAacaatgaaatttggtaagatagACTCGGATTTGGAGTTGGATATCGAAGCGGAATTGAAGGAGATTGAATCTTGCCAAAACAGATTGTGCATCGCCTGCCCAGCGTATTGGCTGGAAATATAGTCGGATTATGACCGAGCTAATATGGCAAGCAGCCGATACAGCTTAACTTGGGTTCAGCATGGGCCTAGATTGGAATAACTGATGTTACCGGTTAGAGATTGAGCTCATTTAATggaattgtatctattaattaggatatttagTGTCGGTTTGAATTAGAGATTTGGTATGAGTCCGCCATGTGGACTTGCTTgtttttatatttaggaaagttTGAGTCGTGTTCATAATGGACTAAGTTTTGTGCTCGGTGTATAAATATAAACCCCAAATCATTTTTATAAAGGACGACAATCCAATCAATACAACTTTCGGCGGATCACTACCCTTTTGTTTTTTACTTTTTGATGAGTTCTTGCTTCAAGTCAAGGTATTAGCTGTGATCTCTCTACAAGAGGTAACTTGTCTCGATGGCTTGCGCTATCAGGGCTATTATATCGTTTTAGATGTTTTAGTCATTTTATCGTAGCCATTGTTATCATATCctagttaatctagtcttagtatctTGATTTAGTCATATCGGCTGATTCTCGCTTTAGAGTTTATGTCaatatcggctaaatcgccttactatattagattagctaaggtatctaCCATCCCGAAAATTGATTAATTACTTGATCGTTTAGACTTTAGGTTTCTTTACATACTTTGTGATGCATCATCCCTAGTCTTCTCTAAAACCCTATAAACTAACCTAGAATTAATCATAATTAATTAGACTGATTCAAATTGAACTGATAATTAATACTCCAttcgggttgataatacttgtcgttttggacaagggcacgGTCTCTAGAAATTAACTTCGacaactattttctattataatatatatagaaatatcaacaaatatatgattttattgaagtactttttaagactaatctacacATATGGTTCTCGTAGTtttaagacaaatattttaaaaattatttatagtcaaagattttaaagtttgactttacCATTGTTCAAAACGACTaatattatcagcccggagaGAGTACTCCACGGGGACAAAATCCAATTCTGAAGAGCAAATGTCAATAGGCAAGGCAATTGACTGGCCCAAACTGAGCATGTGCTAAGTGGAACACATGCTCGTCTTCATGTTTCTCTGACAACCAACCGCATCCTTTTTCATACTCAACTGGAGCTAATTAAGTCAAATAACCGCGTGTGCATGGTGGCAAGATGCATCATCGTACTCACTTTCTATTTATATGGAAATTCAACCAGCCGGCATCCAAGCAAGCAAGCCGAACAACGTACGAGGTGAGAGCTAAGATGTCAGAAATGGCGGTCGCCTTAGCTATATTGCTCGTCGGCCTTGCGCCGGCGACACCATTGTCGTCGGCTCAGCAGCCGCCGGGATGCCCCTCAACGTGCGGGAACATCAGCATCCCCTACCCCTTCGGCATCGGCGCCGGCTGCGCCCGCGACGAGGGCTTCCAGCTCGAGTGCAACCACACCTCCTCACCCCCACTCCTCATCGTGTCCAACTCTACCGGCGGCCGGCACCGGCAACAGCTGCTGAGCCTGTccctcgccgacggcgaggccCGCACCTTCCTCACCGCGAAACGGCGGTGCTACAACAGCAGCACGGGGGACATGGTGAGCGAGAACGATCAGAACGCCACCGAGATGTCCCTCTCCGGCACGCCCTACCGTTTCTCCAGGTCGAGGAACCGCCTCGTCGCGCTCGGCTGCCCCAACCTCGCCTACCTGGTCGACGGCAGGGGCTCCTACATCAGCAGCTGCACGTCCATCTGCCGGACGCCGGAGTcggtcgccgccggctccaCGGTGGGCTTCACCGGCGAGGGGTGCTGCCAGAGCAGCATACCCTACAGCGTCGACGTCTACAAGCCCGACATCATCGGCTTCAAGCAAGGCCAAGCTGGGGACTCCGTTCTGCTGAACAGCACGGCGGCTTCTTCCATCTTGCAGAGCAGCACGGTTTGCCGGTACATGTACCTGGCGGAGGACAGGTGGATCGACGCCGCGTACCGCGACGGCGCCGTCGACTTCAACCGCACCGACGACTTCGCCGTGCACGTCGTGCTCGACTGGGCCGTCCGGAACGCCGGCAACTGCAGCGCCGCCAGGCGCAACCTCGCCGCGGCCAACTACGCGTGCCGGAGCGCCGACAGCGTGTGCGTCGACACCGGTGACGGCGACGGGTACCGGTGCAACTGCTCCAAGGGCTACGAGGGCAACCCCTACCACGATGGCGGGTGCAAAGGtgaacaaattaattaacacacctcccaaaattttgtttcaaaaatCTATTGCTTTCTCGTGAATTCAAGCTAATTTCATTCGATTTGGGCGATCCGCGAAGACATCAACGAGTGCGAGCGGGCAAAGGAGTACCCGTGCTTCGGCGTGTGCATCAACACGCTGGGATCGTACCAGTGCAGCTGCCCGCCGGGTACTAGTGGCAACGCGACCATTCAAACTGGCTGCGTTAAAACTAATCAAGGTAACTAAATTAATCTGCTTATAATTTTCGAATTTATTTAGAGATTGAAGAAACTTGAGAGTCCCAGCTATAGATACAATCATCTTACTACTTCATACATAAAAAGCAGAATATGTTTTTCATAGACAATTCTTTCCTTGACGTTGCTTTTATCATTAATCATGATCTGTTCTGCAAGAATTGTCCCTAATTAACTGTTCTCAATTACAAACAATGCAAATTAACTTTCTGATGGAGAAGCTTTTTCTTTCCCTCTTACACTAGCATTAACCACGGGATCAATTATTGGCATTGGAGTTGGTAGTGGCGCTGGGATTTTGGTCATGGCTCTCGGTGCAACCTTTTTAACACATAGGATTAAGAATCGGAGAGCAAGAATGCTGAGACAGAAGTTCTTCAAACAGAACCGTGGCCATTTGTTGGAACAGTTGGTATCTCAAAAGGCTGATATTGCTGAAAGGATGATCATCCCTTTGGCAGAACTGGAGAAGGCCACAAACAATTTTGATGAATCGCGTAAgcttggaggaggagggcaTGGCACTGTGTACAAAGGGATTTTATCGGATCTTCACGTTGTTGCGATCAAGAAATCAAAGGTAGCAGTCCAAAGGGAGATTGATGAGTTCATAAACGAGGTAGCCATTCTCTCACAAATCAACCATCGTAATGTGGTCAAACTTTTTGGATGTTGCCTCGAGACAGAAGTGCCATTGTTGGTCTatgaatttatatcaaatggtACCCTTTATGAC is from Oryza sativa Japonica Group chromosome 9, ASM3414082v1 and encodes:
- the LOC107275672 gene encoding putative wall-associated receptor kinase-like 16, with translation MSEMATSPSALHMQAVALGAAVFLLSCLASAQQPPAPGCLDKCGDINITYPFGVGGAHCFRDKSFQLECNVVVNNSHPRLIMPAYNQQLLSLSPDGEALAALDIQHEAYYYNCNASHPTASASSQPNNMTFATLNKSTVYRFPVSTYRFNATTNSYVVPVALDWAIRDVHNCSAAKLNATNYACRSANSKCSDTTDGAGYRCRCSGGYEGNPYLHAGCQDIDECQRTNEYPCFGNCINMPGGFSCSCPPGTRGNPTIKSGCVKTNQGLTTGSIIGIGVGSGAGLLVMALGAAFLTRNIKNRKARILRQKFFKQNRGHLLEQLVSQNADIAERMIIPLAELEKATNNFDESRELGGGGHGTVYKGILSDLHVVAIKKSKVAVQREIDEFINEVAILSQINHRNVVKLFGCCLETEVPLLVYEFISNGTLYDHLHVEGQPSLPWEYRLRIATETARALAYLHSAVSFPIIHRDIKSHNILLDVSLTTKVSDFGASRCIPAEQNGVTTAIQGTLGYLDPMYYYTGRLTEKSDVFSFGVVLIELLTRKKPYSYRSPQDDSLVAHFTALLTHDNLSDILDPQVKEEGGKEVNEVAVLAVACVKLKADERPTMRQVEMTLETVRSSLLRQELVPSVAAEESKEKHVSWSYPVSEGTSIESSRQYSNDEEYLLSSRYPR
- the LOC107276055 gene encoding wall-associated receptor kinase 2 gives rise to the protein MSEMAVALAILLVGLAPATPLSSAQQPPGCPSTCGNISIPYPFGIGAGCARDEGFQLECNHTSSPPLLIVSNSTGGRHRQQLLSLSLADGEARTFLTAKRRCYNSSTGDMVSENDQNATEMSLSGTPYRFSRSRNRLVALGCPNLAYLVDGRGSYISSCTSICRTPESVAAGSTVGFTGEGCCQSSIPYSVDVYKPDIIGFKQGQAGDSVLLNSTAASSILQSSTVCRYMYLAEDRWIDAAYRDGAVDFNRTDDFAVHVVLDWAVRNAGNCSAARRNLAAANYACRSADSVCVDTGDGDGYRCNCSKGYEGNPYHDGGCKDINECERAKEYPCFGVCINTLGSYQCSCPPGTSGNATIQTGCVKTNQALTTGSIIGIGVGSGAGILVMALGATFLTHRIKNRRARMLRQKFFKQNRGHLLEQLVSQKADIAERMIIPLAELEKATNNFDESRKLGGGGHGTVYKGILSDLHVVAIKKSKVAVQREIDEFINEVAILSQINHRNVVKLFGCCLETEVPLLVYEFISNGTLYDHLHVEGPTSLPWEYRLRITTETARALAYLHSAVSFPIIHRDIKSHNILLDGSLTTKVSDFGASRSPEDDSLVAHFTALLTHGNLGDILDPQMNEEGGKEVKEVAMLAVACVKLKADERPTMRQVEMTLETIRSSSLQQEVVPSVAAEESKEKHVSWSYPVCEGTSIESSRQYSYEEENLLSSRYPR